The genome window TTCAGGGTTCGGGGTTTCTGGTTTCTAGTTTCTGGTTTCTGGTTTCTGGTTTCAACTTCTGGTTTCGGGTGTCCAGTCTCGTAACCAAAAACCAGAAACCAGAAACTAGAAACCAGAAACCCCGAACCCTGAACCCTGAACCCCGAACCCCGAACCCGGAAACCTGAACCCTTTGCTAGGTTCACATTCAGCGGCTACAATCGTGATCTGAATTGAGTCCTACAGGAGTTCTTCAGTGTTCAATATCAGTCGAAGGCGATCAGTTGCGACCAACATAAACGGCGTCAAGGTCGGAGCGGACAACCCTATCGTAGTCCAGTCGATGACTAACACCGACACCGTGGACGTCGAGGCTACTGCATTACAGTGCGAGCAACTTGCGCGAGCCGGTTCTGAGCTTGTGCGCATCACCGTCAACACTCGGCAGGCTGCGGCAGCGGTTCCGCATATCGTCGAACGGCTGGGCGAGCGCGGCGTAGACGTTCCCATCATCGGAGATTTTCACTATAACGGCCACATATTGCTCAAAGAGTATCCTGAGTGCGCGAGAGCGCTGGCTAAGTACCGCATCAATCCCGGGAACGTCGGGCCCGGCCAACATCACGACAAGAACTTTCAGTCTATGATCGAAGTCGCGGTCGCCAACAACAAACCCGTGCGCATAGGCGTCAACTGGGGCTCGCTCGACCAGGGGTTGCTCACCCGGTTGATGGATCAAAATGCCGCGCTGCCTGAACCGAAAGACGCGCGTGAGGTCATGCACGAAGCCGTAGTCGTCAGCGCATTGGAATCCGCCGCGCTCGCCGAGAAATGTGGGCTATCGCACGACCAAATCATCTTGAGCGCTAAGGTCTCCGAGGTCCAGGACCTGATCGAGATCTATCGCAATCTGGCGGCGAGATGTGATTACCCCTTGCACCTCGGACTGACCGAAGCTGGCATGGGCAGCAAGGGCATTGTAGCTTCTACGGCGGCGCTGGCCGTGCTGCTGCAGACCGGCATCGGCGATACTATCCGCGTTTCGCTCACGCCTCGGCCGAACGGCGATCGAACTGAAGAAGTCATTGTCGCGCAGCAGATTCTTCAGACGATGGGCTTGCGGAGTTTTATGCCGCTGGTGACTGCTTGCCCCGGCTGCGGGAGAACGACGAGCACGTTGTTTCAGGAAATGGCCGAAGACATTCAGACCTACCTTCGCGAGCAGATGCCTTCGTGGAAAGAGAAATATGTAGGCGTTGAAGAATTGAAGGTCGCGGTTATGGGATGCGTAGTGAACGGTCCCGGCGAATCGAAGCACGCAAACATCGGAATCTCGCTGCCGGGCACGGGCGAAGATCCGCGCGCGCCGGTGTACGTCGACGGCGCCAACTTCGTGACGCTTCAAGGGCCGATGATTGTGCCGGACTTCATTCGGATACTTGATGAGTACATCGACGCTCATTACGCGAGCAGAGAAGAAGAGTCA of Acidobacteriota bacterium contains these proteins:
- the ispG gene encoding flavodoxin-dependent (E)-4-hydroxy-3-methylbut-2-enyl-diphosphate synthase yields the protein MFNISRRRSVATNINGVKVGADNPIVVQSMTNTDTVDVEATALQCEQLARAGSELVRITVNTRQAAAAVPHIVERLGERGVDVPIIGDFHYNGHILLKEYPECARALAKYRINPGNVGPGQHHDKNFQSMIEVAVANNKPVRIGVNWGSLDQGLLTRLMDQNAALPEPKDAREVMHEAVVVSALESAALAEKCGLSHDQIILSAKVSEVQDLIEIYRNLAARCDYPLHLGLTEAGMGSKGIVASTAALAVLLQTGIGDTIRVSLTPRPNGDRTEEVIVAQQILQTMGLRSFMPLVTACPGCGRTTSTLFQEMAEDIQTYLREQMPSWKEKYVGVEELKVAVMGCVVNGPGESKHANIGISLPGTGEDPRAPVYVDGANFVTLQGPMIVPDFIRILDEYIDAHYASREEESVAQFQV